The Hippoglossus stenolepis isolate QCI-W04-F060 chromosome 3, HSTE1.2, whole genome shotgun sequence genomic sequence GAGCCAAGATTAAATCATGGAAGTTTTGGAATTACGAGGAAAATGTTTCTCAAACTTGGATTTTCAaggtttagtttatttatttatttatcaaaaagAACATGAGAAATAAGTATTGGCTATATACTAAAAGCAATatgataaaaactaaaagttaaaGTTTATGTTGCGTGTACAGATTTCTGATTGTACTGTCACATCCGTGTAAAACAGAGAAGACACCATTTAGTGTGTGTGACACGTTGTCCTATATGATCTCATACTGAAGATCCTTAATAACACAACATTGTAGACAGCAGCACATAATACACACAGAAATGAATGGAATTCAATTCTTGATAAACGACTTCCagtttaaatacacaaattcaaGTCGTCTCCATTCATTTGTGGACTACTTGTTTTAAAAGAGCTCTAAAGCTTAAAAGTTAAAACCCAGATGATCGGACCTTTAACCATCTCAAGCCTGAATCTAAAAATACTAATTTGGTATTTGGACCCTGTGCCGTCAGGATGCAGCCTTGATGAGGTGCAGCAGACAAAGTCATGTTACACCACAGATGTGCAGTACTTGAGACATCTCTTAAAGCTCCGACTTTAGTGTTAGGAAAAGTGTGCTGTCCTACTTTAAAGAAGAGCTGCTTCACACATTCAGTCATTATCCACACACTGAATTAAAGCTCTCAAACTGTCAGAGGAATgatattcaattattttttagaTATTTGAGGCTATAATACCAGTGTTCCGATACTCTCCACTAATCCTGTACAGTTTTTGTACCTTGAAACTGCACCAGATttatagaaaattaaaatgacacTAAGTAGAGCGTATACTTCAGTcaagtcaacaacaacaaaccaacaaataacaGGAGCACAGTGAAAACCTGTCCCTGTGATGGAGGTAAAATTGAATGAACGGAATTGGCAACTTTACAAATATGTTTTATCGAATAATCTAAAAAGGTATCTCAGTGTTTCCACGGCCCTCAAGTACCAAATAAATCAGTGATTACAGGTTTAAGGCAACGTGTGAGaaatacaatgtaaatattCTTTATATCTATAATAacactgtgttttgtgtgtctgttgaccCCCTCAGGTCGTGTGCCCATGAGGTCGTCCATGCTGGTCCTGTTCCTCTTCTTCAGTGCCCGGGCTGTGGCCTCCATCGGAGGGGACTCGTGTCCCACCACGAcggcacagcagcagcatccaggTGACAACTCCATCCCCACGGTGGACCCCAAACTCTTCACCAAGCGCCACTACCTCTCACCCAGGGTGCACTTCAGCTCCCAGCCCCCCGATGCAGAGCCGGCAGCGTCACAGGGTCGGCCCGGCAGTAGGCCCCGCAGGCGAGCGGGGCAGCCTCAGCACCGCGGGGTGTACTCGGTGTGTGAGAGCATCAGCATCTGGGTGGGCAACAAAACCAAGGCCACGGACATCTCAGGTAACGAGGTGACGGTGCTGCCGGACGTCAACATCAACAATGTCAACAAGAAGCAGTACTTCTTCGAGACCATGTGCCACAGCTCTCGCCCCGGCAGCTCGGGCTGTTTGGGAATCGACGCAAGACACTGGAACTCCTACTGCACCAACTCACACACTTTCGTACGAGCGCTGACCACCTTTAAAAACCTGGTGGCGTGGAGGCTCATACGCATCGACGTGGCCTGCGTGTGCGTGCTCAGCCGCAAGTCGTGGCGGCAGTGAAGACTTGACctgcacctcacacacacacgtatacactcACACCCTCAGTCAGACACATATGTACTCATGCTAACATGCAGACA encodes the following:
- the ngfb gene encoding nerve growth factor, with the translated sequence MRSSMLVLFLFFSARAVASIGGDSCPTTTAQQQHPGDNSIPTVDPKLFTKRHYLSPRVHFSSQPPDAEPAASQGRPGSRPRRRAGQPQHRGVYSVCESISIWVGNKTKATDISGNEVTVLPDVNINNVNKKQYFFETMCHSSRPGSSGCLGIDARHWNSYCTNSHTFVRALTTFKNLVAWRLIRIDVACVCVLSRKSWRQ